In Paenibacillus antri, a single window of DNA contains:
- a CDS encoding rhodanese-like domain-containing protein — protein sequence MRTIDPEQLATRLDAGETVCIIDVREDEEVAAGMIPGARHIPMGTIPDRLADIPRDGEVVLVCRSGARSGRVHEYLAAQGYANLVNMNGGMMAWERR from the coding sequence ATGCGCACGATCGACCCCGAACAGTTGGCGACTCGGCTCGACGCGGGCGAGACGGTATGCATCATCGACGTCCGCGAAGACGAGGAAGTGGCCGCAGGCATGATCCCGGGAGCCCGACACATCCCGATGGGCACGATCCCGGATCGGCTCGCGGACATTCCCCGCGACGGCGAAGTCGTCCTCGTCTGCCGCAGCGGCGCCCGCAGCGGGCGCGTCCACGAGTATCTTGCCGCCCAAGGGTATGCCAACCTGGTTAATATGAACGGCGGCATGATGGCTTGGGAGCGCCGTTGA